A window of the Haloarcula litorea genome harbors these coding sequences:
- a CDS encoding peptidase: MRVGHRGWAVVVCAVLLVLSPVAPALGAAAAVGATTGESDVEAAEPSVRRATLAAVGDAPTAQLADEDTIRQTQRYSLTPETPGEVAVTLRYEIPDRVVSLETTMPDNATVTDADGFARANDTTYEWDGTSGTATIDLTLPTNRSIDGRFDHGNGSYVTVDAGEWALISRAQTPTRWRYTGSPPVRFSQDLTTVGPGAAGDQLVYLGNVTTYERDASGQRLRLVVPERTELAESPDAVLDSLSAAGESLRIGDRDDAVFVVAAPTGDVDWAVKGLETGGSDMWVRGDARLDDPRNVWLHEYVHTRQSFRTTAETRWLTEATAVYYAALLTLEQDRIDFETFRSYLAEGSQQAYDDVVLAEPATWRRNANYVKGPLVAGRIDEATRRETDREATFQGTLRVLNGQRGPVTQSEFLTAVERTAGDDVRASAGEYTTTSEAVTMWNETTHARVFGQLPARISYALPTDGSPGSYRVAGPYRRTDVAGTPPLRLATGETLTVEAVVTNAGGTAGSYNATLDINGTVVATKQGRVGPGNRTVVPLSHTFATPGVYNVSVDGDHALVVVERPARARVTDVSVSSDSVVQGGGVVVTATVVNDADVPAEGTVVFTRDYQAVATREVTLPPRTTATVSSGVAVPEPGTVLVSAGGVEPVLVSVTPANDTTTVTATRTTATGTETGTTAADGAGFTAAAAVVALLFATLLARRDRR, from the coding sequence ATGCGCGTGGGCCACCGTGGGTGGGCGGTCGTCGTCTGCGCGGTTCTGCTCGTGCTCTCGCCCGTCGCGCCGGCGCTCGGAGCGGCGGCCGCCGTCGGCGCGACGACGGGCGAGTCCGACGTCGAGGCGGCGGAGCCGTCGGTCCGACGGGCGACTCTCGCGGCAGTCGGCGACGCGCCGACGGCACAACTGGCCGACGAGGACACCATCCGACAGACACAGCGGTACAGCCTCACGCCCGAGACGCCCGGAGAGGTGGCGGTGACGCTGCGCTACGAGATCCCCGACCGAGTGGTCTCGCTGGAGACGACTATGCCCGACAACGCGACGGTGACCGACGCCGACGGCTTCGCGCGGGCCAACGACACCACCTACGAGTGGGACGGGACCAGCGGGACGGCGACCATCGACCTGACGCTCCCGACGAACCGGTCCATCGACGGTCGCTTCGACCACGGGAACGGGAGCTACGTCACCGTCGACGCGGGCGAGTGGGCGCTGATCAGCCGGGCCCAGACGCCGACCCGGTGGCGCTACACCGGCAGCCCCCCGGTCCGGTTCAGCCAGGACCTGACGACCGTCGGCCCGGGCGCGGCCGGCGACCAGCTCGTCTATCTCGGGAACGTCACCACCTACGAGCGCGACGCCAGCGGCCAGCGGCTCCGGCTCGTCGTCCCCGAGCGGACGGAGCTCGCCGAGTCGCCGGACGCGGTGCTGGACTCGCTGTCGGCCGCGGGCGAGTCCCTCCGGATCGGCGACCGCGACGACGCGGTGTTCGTCGTCGCCGCCCCCACCGGCGACGTGGACTGGGCGGTCAAGGGGCTCGAGACGGGCGGGTCCGATATGTGGGTGCGGGGCGACGCGCGGCTGGACGACCCGCGCAACGTCTGGCTCCACGAGTACGTCCACACGCGCCAGTCGTTCCGGACCACCGCGGAGACGCGGTGGCTCACCGAGGCGACGGCGGTGTACTACGCCGCCCTGCTGACGCTGGAGCAGGACCGGATCGACTTCGAGACCTTCCGGAGCTACCTCGCCGAGGGGAGCCAGCAGGCGTACGACGACGTCGTCCTGGCCGAGCCGGCGACCTGGCGGCGCAACGCCAACTACGTCAAGGGGCCGCTGGTCGCCGGCCGCATCGACGAGGCGACCCGCCGCGAGACGGATCGAGAGGCGACGTTCCAGGGGACGCTCCGGGTGCTGAACGGCCAGCGCGGACCGGTGACGCAGTCGGAGTTCCTGACCGCCGTCGAGCGGACCGCCGGCGACGACGTCCGGGCGTCGGCCGGGGAGTACACGACGACCAGCGAGGCCGTGACGATGTGGAACGAGACGACCCACGCGCGGGTGTTCGGCCAGTTGCCCGCCCGCATCAGCTACGCGCTCCCGACCGACGGGTCACCGGGTAGCTACCGGGTCGCCGGCCCGTATCGGAGGACCGACGTCGCCGGGACGCCGCCGCTCCGGCTCGCCACCGGCGAGACGCTGACCGTCGAGGCAGTCGTCACCAACGCCGGCGGCACCGCGGGGAGCTACAACGCGACGCTCGACATCAACGGGACAGTGGTGGCGACGAAGCAGGGCCGCGTCGGTCCCGGGAACCGGACCGTCGTCCCCCTGTCTCACACCTTCGCGACGCCCGGCGTCTACAACGTCAGCGTCGACGGCGACCACGCCCTCGTCGTCGTCGAGCGGCCCGCACGAGCCAGGGTGACGGACGTCTCGGTCAGCTCCGACAGCGTGGTCCAGGGCGGCGGCGTCGTCGTGACCGCGACGGTGGTCAACGACGCCGACGTGCCGGCCGAGGGGACCGTCGTGTTCACGCGGGACTACCAGGCCGTCGCGACCCGCGAGGTCACCCTGCCGCCGCGGACGACCGCCACCGTCTCCAGCGGCGTCGCCGTTCCGGAACCGGGGACCGTCCTCGTCTCCGCCGGCGGGGTCGAGCCGGTGCTGGTCAGCGTGACGCCCGCGAACGACACGACGACGGTGACTGCGACCCGGACGACGGCGACCGGTACCGAGACAGGGACGACGGCGGCCGACGGAGCGGGGTTCACCGCCGCGGCGGCGGTGGTGGCACTCCTGTTTGCGACGTTGCTGGCACGCCGCGACCGCCGGTAG
- a CDS encoding translation initiation factor, whose amino-acid sequence MSDDPFDDLGVPDDPTADLDRATQELTVRTDERRYGKQMVLIEGFDDEAGLADLASELKSALGTGGTVKDGRIELQGDHADRVRDLLEERGYRTD is encoded by the coding sequence GTGTCAGACGACCCATTCGACGACCTCGGCGTCCCAGACGACCCGACCGCCGACCTCGACCGCGCGACACAGGAGCTCACCGTCCGGACCGACGAACGCCGCTACGGCAAGCAGATGGTCCTGATCGAGGGCTTCGACGACGAGGCCGGACTCGCCGATCTCGCCTCGGAGCTGAAGTCCGCGCTCGGGACGGGCGGGACCGTCAAGGACGGCCGCATCGAACTCCAGGGCGACCACGCGGACCGCGTCCGCGACCTGCTCGAAGAGCGAGGCTACCGGACGGACTGA
- a CDS encoding TIGR00341 family protein, translating into MRLVQLAVPRGKREAALAVLDDEGIDYVVSEETSGRDVAVVVSFPLPTNALEPVLADLREVGIDDNAYTVVVDASTVISRQFDDLEERYAEEKDEDRIAREELTAKAEALAPTLPTYAVMTVISAVIATAGLLLDSPAVVVGSMVIAPLIGPAMTANVGTVVDDRELFVRGVKLQVIGLLLAVASATVFAVLVRTANVIPPLADVTSVEQVRERIAPDFLSLVVALGAGAAGVISLTSGVSTALVGVMIAVALIPPAATVGIGIAWGEPLVSLGSGVLLLVNVLSINLAVLAGLWYQGYRPEHWFREGNARAATLKRVGVLVVAILVLSTFLGGVTLDSFQRATTAAEIERAVEGEIDGQARLLDVTIEQTNTVIFQEPRRVVVTVGIPPGSEPPDLVGRLDRVADEAAGRDVQTSVHYVAVEESA; encoded by the coding sequence GTGCGGCTCGTGCAACTCGCGGTCCCGCGTGGCAAGCGCGAGGCGGCGCTGGCCGTCCTCGACGACGAGGGGATCGACTACGTCGTCAGCGAGGAGACCAGCGGCCGGGACGTCGCCGTCGTCGTCTCGTTCCCGCTCCCGACCAACGCCCTCGAACCGGTGCTGGCGGACCTCCGGGAGGTGGGGATCGACGACAACGCCTACACGGTCGTCGTCGACGCCAGCACCGTCATCTCCCGGCAGTTCGACGACCTGGAGGAGCGCTACGCGGAGGAGAAAGACGAGGACCGAATCGCCCGCGAGGAACTGACCGCGAAGGCCGAGGCGCTGGCCCCGACGCTGCCGACCTACGCCGTCATGACCGTCATCAGCGCGGTCATCGCCACCGCCGGCCTGCTGCTCGACTCGCCGGCCGTCGTCGTCGGGTCGATGGTCATCGCCCCGCTCATCGGGCCGGCGATGACCGCCAACGTCGGCACCGTCGTCGACGATCGCGAGCTGTTCGTCCGCGGCGTGAAACTGCAGGTGATCGGCCTCCTGCTCGCCGTCGCGAGCGCGACCGTGTTCGCGGTCCTCGTCAGGACGGCCAACGTCATCCCGCCGCTGGCCGACGTCACCAGCGTCGAGCAGGTCCGCGAGCGGATCGCGCCGGACTTCCTCTCGCTCGTGGTCGCGCTGGGCGCGGGCGCGGCCGGCGTCATCAGCCTCACCTCCGGGGTCTCGACGGCGCTGGTCGGCGTGATGATCGCCGTCGCCCTGATCCCGCCCGCGGCGACGGTCGGCATCGGGATCGCCTGGGGGGAACCGCTGGTCAGCCTCGGCTCGGGCGTCCTGCTGCTGGTGAACGTCCTCTCGATCAACCTCGCCGTGCTGGCGGGCCTGTGGTACCAGGGGTACCGCCCCGAGCACTGGTTCCGCGAGGGGAACGCACGAGCGGCGACGCTCAAGCGGGTCGGCGTCCTCGTGGTCGCCATCCTCGTGCTGTCGACGTTCCTGGGCGGGGTGACGCTGGACTCCTTCCAGCGGGCGACGACCGCGGCCGAGATCGAGCGGGCCGTCGAGGGGGAGATCGACGGACAGGCCCGCCTGCTGGACGTGACCATCGAGCAGACGAACACCGTCATCTTCCAGGAGCCCCGGCGGGTCGTCGTCACCGTCGGCATCCCGCCGGGGTCCGAGCCGCCTGATCTCGTCGGGCGACTCGACCGAGTGGCCGACGAGGCGGCCGGTCGGGACGTGCAGACCTCGGTCC
- a CDS encoding class I SAM-dependent methyltransferase: protein MDSHDVRQAWADRSGEYSPTYYAHYGPDETSEQVRSVLDEHVGRDASVLEVGCGPGRHLAELHDAGYTDLTGVDVNGEALTVLAETYPDLDAAGRFHETAVEEYVADLADGAFDAVFSVETLQHVHPDEAWVFDDLARITGEVLVTVENESGEPGTVNHVDEGLPLYYRDWRAEFTDRGLEAVAAVERKRDTLRVFRTPE from the coding sequence GTGGATTCTCACGACGTCCGGCAGGCGTGGGCGGACCGCTCCGGCGAGTACTCGCCGACCTACTACGCCCACTACGGCCCGGACGAGACGAGCGAGCAGGTGCGGTCGGTCCTCGACGAGCACGTCGGCCGCGACGCGAGCGTGCTGGAGGTCGGCTGTGGCCCCGGGCGACACCTCGCGGAACTGCACGACGCCGGCTACACCGACCTGACCGGCGTCGACGTCAACGGCGAGGCGCTGACGGTCCTCGCGGAGACCTACCCCGACCTCGACGCGGCGGGCCGGTTCCACGAGACCGCCGTCGAGGAGTACGTCGCCGACCTCGCGGACGGGGCGTTCGACGCCGTCTTCTCGGTCGAGACGCTCCAGCACGTCCACCCCGACGAGGCGTGGGTGTTCGACGACCTCGCGCGGATCACCGGCGAGGTGCTGGTCACCGTCGAGAACGAGAGCGGCGAGCCCGGCACCGTCAACCACGTCGACGAGGGGCTGCCGCTGTACTACCGGGACTGGCGGGCCGAGTTCACGGACCGCGGGCTGGAGGCGGTCGCAGCCGTCGAGCGGAAGCGCGACACGCTGCGGGTGTTCCGGACGCCGGAGTGA
- the mutS gene encoding DNA mismatch repair protein MutS, whose protein sequence is MTEATGIVGEFLALKEETDADLLAMQCGDFYEFFADDAETVADELDLKVSQKSSHGSSYPMAGVPVDDLTPYVSALVERGYRVAVADQHETADGHAREITRVVTPGTHLETTDADAQYLAAVVRQSGRAGDSYGLAFADVTTGRFQVTQLDDADPGAALSELYTFAPAEVLPGPELRNDDAFLDRLRERSDAALTLHDTAAFEPGRARHRVREQFGAETLDSVGVADDEAAVAAAGAALSYVDDTGVGTLAAVTRLRAYGAREHVGLDATTQRNLELTETMQGDSSGSLFDTLDHTVTAAGSRLLQRWLQRPRRDRGELHRRQSAVAALARAAMARESIRETLADGYDLERLASRATSGSADARDLRAVEETLSLLPAVADAVANTERLAESPLTEVLSGADREAAESLAADLDAALVEDPPGTVTQGGLFRQGYDEELDEIVEEHEAALEWLETLPEREKERTGITHLSVDRNKTDGYYIQVGKSETDRVPDEYEEIKTLKNSKRYTIPELDEKERAVLRLEERRHDAEYELFEELRARVADHATLLQDVGRTLAEADVLVSLATHAVENDWTRPEVTDGDELAIEAGRHPVVEQTTEFVPNDLYLDRERQFLIVTGPNMSGKSTYMRQAALITLLAQAGSFVPARSATVGLVDGIFTRVGALDELAQGRSTFMVEMQELSNILHSATDDSLVILDEVGRGTATFDGISIAWAATEYLHNEVGAKTLFATHYHELTTLADHLDRVENVHVAVAGEPESAGEDGVTFLRTVRDGPTDRSYGIHVADMAGVPGPVVDRAQGVLDRLREEKAIEAKGGGSGSGDTTQAVFDLSSGSFAGSGGEAPTSADGGGTAGTDEADDTIADRYGEDAETVLASLADLDVDETPPVELMARVQEWQADLDTEE, encoded by the coding sequence ATGACAGAGGCGACGGGCATCGTCGGGGAGTTCCTCGCGCTCAAGGAGGAGACCGACGCGGACCTGCTGGCGATGCAGTGTGGCGACTTCTACGAGTTCTTCGCGGACGACGCCGAGACGGTCGCCGACGAACTCGACCTGAAGGTCTCCCAGAAGTCCTCGCACGGGTCGTCGTACCCGATGGCCGGCGTCCCGGTCGACGACCTCACGCCGTACGTCTCCGCGCTGGTCGAGCGTGGCTACCGCGTCGCCGTCGCCGACCAGCACGAGACGGCCGACGGCCACGCTCGCGAGATCACGCGGGTGGTGACCCCGGGGACGCACCTGGAGACGACCGACGCCGACGCCCAGTACCTCGCGGCCGTGGTCCGACAGTCCGGCCGGGCCGGCGACAGCTACGGGCTGGCCTTCGCGGACGTGACCACCGGCCGCTTCCAGGTGACACAGCTGGACGACGCCGACCCCGGGGCGGCCCTCTCGGAGCTGTACACGTTCGCGCCCGCCGAGGTCCTCCCCGGGCCGGAGCTGCGGAACGACGACGCGTTCCTCGACCGCCTGCGCGAGCGGTCCGACGCCGCGCTGACGCTGCACGACACCGCCGCCTTCGAGCCCGGGCGAGCCCGCCACCGCGTGCGCGAGCAGTTCGGGGCCGAGACCCTGGACAGCGTCGGCGTCGCCGACGACGAGGCCGCCGTCGCCGCCGCCGGCGCGGCCCTCTCGTACGTCGACGACACCGGCGTCGGGACGCTCGCGGCGGTCACGCGCCTGCGGGCCTACGGCGCGCGCGAGCACGTCGGGCTCGACGCCACCACCCAGCGCAACCTCGAACTCACGGAGACGATGCAGGGCGACAGCTCGGGGTCGCTGTTCGACACCCTCGACCACACCGTGACCGCCGCCGGGAGCCGCCTGCTCCAGCGCTGGCTCCAGCGGCCCCGCCGGGACCGCGGGGAACTCCACCGCCGGCAGTCGGCCGTCGCCGCGCTCGCGCGGGCGGCGATGGCCCGCGAGAGCATCCGGGAGACGCTCGCCGACGGCTACGACCTCGAACGGCTGGCCTCCCGAGCCACCTCGGGTAGCGCCGACGCCCGCGACCTCCGGGCCGTCGAGGAGACGCTGTCGCTGCTGCCGGCGGTCGCCGACGCCGTCGCGAACACCGAGCGACTGGCGGAGTCGCCGCTGACGGAGGTCCTGTCGGGGGCCGACCGCGAGGCCGCCGAGTCGCTGGCCGCGGACCTCGACGCCGCGCTGGTCGAGGACCCGCCGGGCACCGTCACGCAGGGAGGCCTGTTCCGGCAGGGGTACGACGAGGAACTGGACGAGATCGTCGAGGAACACGAGGCCGCCCTGGAGTGGCTGGAGACGCTGCCGGAGCGGGAGAAGGAACGCACCGGCATCACCCACCTCTCGGTCGACCGCAACAAGACCGACGGCTACTACATCCAGGTCGGGAAGTCAGAGACCGACCGGGTGCCCGACGAGTACGAGGAGATCAAGACGCTGAAAAACTCCAAGCGGTACACCATCCCCGAACTCGACGAGAAGGAGCGGGCCGTCCTCCGGCTGGAGGAGCGTCGCCACGACGCGGAGTACGAGCTGTTCGAGGAGCTGCGCGCGCGGGTCGCCGACCACGCGACGCTCCTGCAGGACGTCGGCCGGACGCTGGCGGAGGCCGACGTCCTGGTCTCGCTGGCCACCCACGCCGTCGAGAACGACTGGACCCGCCCGGAGGTGACCGACGGCGACGAACTCGCCATCGAGGCCGGTCGCCACCCCGTCGTCGAGCAGACCACCGAGTTCGTCCCCAACGACCTCTATCTCGACCGCGAGCGGCAGTTCCTGATCGTGACGGGGCCGAATATGAGCGGGAAGTCGACGTACATGCGCCAGGCGGCGCTGATCACGCTGCTGGCCCAGGCCGGCAGTTTCGTCCCGGCGCGCTCGGCGACGGTGGGGCTGGTCGACGGCATCTTCACCCGCGTCGGCGCGCTCGACGAACTCGCACAGGGGCGCTCGACGTTTATGGTCGAGATGCAGGAGCTGTCGAACATCCTCCACTCCGCGACCGATGACTCGCTGGTCATCCTCGACGAGGTGGGGCGCGGGACCGCGACCTTCGACGGCATCTCCATCGCGTGGGCGGCGACGGAGTACCTCCACAACGAGGTGGGGGCCAAGACCCTCTTCGCCACCCACTACCACGAACTGACGACGCTTGCGGACCACCTCGACCGCGTCGAGAACGTCCACGTCGCCGTCGCGGGCGAACCCGAGTCCGCCGGCGAGGACGGCGTCACGTTCCTGCGGACGGTCCGGGACGGCCCGACGGACCGCTCCTACGGCATCCACGTCGCCGATATGGCCGGCGTCCCCGGTCCCGTGGTCGACCGCGCACAGGGCGTGCTGGACCGCCTGCGCGAGGAGAAGGCCATCGAGGCAAAGGGCGGCGGCAGCGGGAGCGGCGACACCACGCAGGCCGTCTTCGACCTCTCCTCGGGGTCGTTCGCGGGCAGCGGAGGCGAGGCCCCGACGAGCGCCGACGGCGGTGGGACGGCCGGGACCGACGAGGCGGACGACACGATCGCCGACCGCTACGGGGAGGACGCCGAGACCGTCCTGGCCTCGCTGGCCGACCTCGACGTCGACGAGACGCCGCCGGTCGAACTGATGGCGAGGGTCCAGGAGTGGCAGGCCGATCTCGACACCGAGGAGTGA